The Thermotoga caldifontis AZM44c09 genomic interval TCTTTGGTTCAGCGTACATCTGTACCAGCCTGGACGCGTCTGGCCTGCTGAAAGTGATCGCTTACAAGTTTTTGTCGCTCAGCAAAGGTGATGGCAAGAAACTCTTCTTCAACACGATTCTGCTCGCAGGGATCATGACGATGTTCACATCCAACGACATAGTGACGTTGACGCTCACACCCATCATCGTCTACATGTCGCAGTATTCTGGTATGGACCCAATACCGTTGCTGATCAGTGTTTTCTTCACCTCGAACACGTGGAGCATGTTCTTCTACATAGGAAATCCAACGAACGTGATCGTTGCTCAGGCTTATTCGTTCAGCTTTTTTGAGTACGCCAGACTCATGTTCATCCCCACCATCGCGGCCATAGCAGCTTCACTGGTAGGCTTCTATGTTCAGTACAGAAAGAAGATCCCACAGCGTGTGGAAGCCAGACTCGAGCTCGATATAGACGAGGCTCTGAAAAGCAAGCTGTACGCCTGGCTTTCTGGTTTGACCTTCTGTGCTTTCTTCGTGACCGTGTCCATAGGAGATTTCATAGGTTTACCTCTGTGGAAGGCTGTCGTTCTGTACTGCGCGATCTACGCGCTGTTGAACCTCGCTTTTTCGGGCAAGATGTCGAAGGCGAATTTCGAAGACAGTCACAGCCTTTCTTTCTTCATCGATGTTTTCAAGAGAGTTCCTTGGAAGATTCTCCCCATGATCATAACTTTCTTCGTCTTCGTGCAGACCTTCTCCATGTACGGTCTCACAGATCTTGTTGGTAAGCTGTTCAATTTCAGGAACGACCTTCTCGTTTCTTTCTTCACCACGTACGTTACGGCTTTCGCCGCGAACATCATGATAAACCAGCCCATGACGATCTTCTTCGCTCACGCGCTCTGGCAGAAACCGATCAGCTACGCGTTGAGTTTGGTGGTCGGTTCGAACATCGGTGGGAACATAACTCTCATCGGAGCACTCGCCGGCATGATGTGGTCACGCATTCTCAAAAACTATGGTATAGAGATGAACAACGTCAGGTTTATCAAGAACACCTTCTTCGTCGCGATGCTGACGCTGATTGCGTCCAGCTTCGGAATCTGGATCTCCGTGAGGTTCCTTCACTGAGTCGCTGGTATCTCGTCTCAGTTGATGTAACATAAACCTGTGGAGGTGTCGCGAGTGGGACTGCACGTGGGAGTGGATATAGGCACGACGGCTGTGAAGGTCATCGTTTACGATTCTGACGCGTTGAGAGTTCTGCTCGATGTGAGCGAATCTTACGATGTCTTCTCCGTTGGGCCTTCAATGTTCGAACAGGATCCTGTACAGATCGAAAATGCGGTGTTCGAAGCGTTGAAAAAGGTTGGGGAGAAGTTCCCCCGCGTGGACAGCATCGTGCTCGACAGCATGTTGCATTCTCTTCTATTCCTCGATGAGGATTATCGGCCCGCCAGCAACGTCGTTCCCTGGGTGGACGAAAGATCGATACCTCAGGTTCTTCAAGTGAAGAAGGACAGACAGCTCGTGAGGACCCTGCAGAACAGGGCGGGTTGTGCCGCCAACTTTGCCTATCCCATTTTCAAACTCATGTGGTTCGCACAGAATGAGCCTGAGAGGCTCAAAAAGGCTCACAAGATCGTCTCGATAAAAGACTACATGTTCTACAGATTGACCGGCACGCTGGCCAGCGACATCTCGGTGGCCTCCGGCACAGGGTTCATGGACATACGCACCAAGACGTGGATGGCGGACTTGCTGAAAGAGCTGACAGGCGTGGGCGAAGACAAGTTAGTTGAACTCGTCCCGCCAACGTTCGCGAAGAAATTGACGAAAGAAGCAGGCGAAAGAACTAACCTTGCCAGTGGGACCGATGTGTTCATAGGCATCTCGGATGCAGCGGCCTCGAGCATAGGTTCAGGCGCGGGTATCGACGATTCGATAACGATCTCCTCGAGCAGCAGCGCGGCGATCAGATCGATCGTGAGTGAGCCGCCAGAGCAGTACCCTTCACCCGGTGTGTGGTGCTACGTTGTGGACGAGAATTACTACATCGCCGGAGTTGCAACGAGTAACGGTGGTATCGTGTTCGACTGGTACGTGAAGCTCTTCTCAAAGTACGATCACGCCCAGATCATAAAATTGATCGAAGAGAATTTCTACAACGTGGACGCTTCGCGAGCCGTGCTCTTTTATCCTTTCGTTTTCAGTGAGAGATTCCCTGAGCTGGATCCAAGCCTGAGCGCGAGGTTTCTGAACCTCCGCGGCGATACCACCGACTGGATGGTGGCACGAAGCGTTTTGGAGGGCATCATCTTCAACTTGAAGAGGATCTTCGATGTGGTGAAAGTTGTACCCAGAAAACTCGAAAACGTCTATTCGACGGGTGGACTGACGAGGGCGGACGTGTGGACGAAGATGCTTTCCAGCGTTATCAACGAAAAGATCATCGTACAGAGTAAGAGACAAGGTACAGCTCTGGGAACGGTATGGCACCATCTTGGAGAAGATCACAGAAAGAGAGCCATGGAAGCTTTGAAAAACGAACTTGAAGTTTACGAACCCGATCAGAGGTTGGTACCCTATTATCAGAAACTGTACGAAGCCTGGCTGGAGAAGCTCTGAAGAATCATGAAGCGAACTGAATCTGATACAGCTGGTAGTACACTCCCTGTTTCGCCAAAAGCTGGGCGTGTTTTCCCTCTTCGACTATCCTGCCGTTGTGCACTACCAGTATTCTGTCGGCGTTCTTCACGGTCGAGAGCCTGTGGGCGATCATGATCATCGTCTTTTCCTTCGCGAGTTCTCTTATGGCTGTCTCGATCCGCGTTTCCGTTTCGACATCTATGTTGCTGGTAGCCTCGTCGAGGATCAGTATCTTCGCATCGAACAGCACCGCACGAGCAAGGGCTATGAGCTGTCTCTCGCCGGCAGAGAGCGTGTAACCTCGCTCCACGATCTTGGTGTAGATTCCATCACTCAGGCGGGACACTATGTCGTACGCGTGGACTTTCTTCAGCGCTTCGATCACCTGCTCCTCGGTGTAGGTTTCGTCGAACAGTCTCACGTTGTCGAGGATTGTTCCTGTGAAGAGTATCACGTCCTGTGGGACTGCAGCTATCTGTTTTCTGATCTTCATCAGATCGTATTCGAACATGTCCTTACCGTCTATGAGGATCCGACCCTTCTGGGGTACGTACAGACCGTTGATGAGGTTCATCAGAGACGTTTTTCCTGCCCCGGTCTCGCCCACGATGGCGGTCAGCTCTCCAGGTCTGAAAACGACGTTGATGCCTTTCAGCACCCACCTGTCGGAATCGTAGCTGAACCACACGTCTTCGAACCTCAGTTCGCCTTTCTCGATCTTGAGCTGGCTGTTCGTTTTTCCAGCCGGTTCGGGCTTTTCATCCATGAGCGAGAAGATCTTCTCGCACGAAGCAACCGTGTTCTGTACGATGTCGTACTTCTCTGAGATGTCTTCCAGAGGCCTCATGAACGTGTCTATGTAAGCTATGAATGCGTACAGCTCTCCAAACTTTATGGTCTCCTGCAGTATCATTCTGGCGCCGAAGTAGATGATCACGCTCGTGGCCAGGTGCCTTACGAAGCTTATGAACGGTCTGAAGATTCCGAACACGTACATCTGTTTGATCTGCGATCTGTATAGCTCTGAACTCACCGAGTCGAACTCTTTTCTCTTGTAGTCTTCGGCGAGGAAGAGTTTTATCACACCCATTCCACTGATGTGTTCCGCAAGGTAGGCGTTCACTTTGGCCAGGTTGGTACGAACCTCTCTGTAGACCTTCAGATCGAAGTATCTGAACAGGACCATCGCGGCCGCTATGATGGGAAAAACGAAGCTGGTCGTGGCGAAAAGTTTCGGGCTCAGTCGAATCAAGAAATATATCGTACCAGCCAGGAGGAACACGTCCTTCACCATCGCCGTTATGACGCTGGTGAAGAACTCCTGGATGTTCTGCGTGTCGTTCACGATCCTCGTCGTGATCCTTCCTGAGGGATTTCTGTCGAAGAACGACATGGGAAGACTTAAAACTTTTCTGAAGAGCTCCGTGCGCACATCGTGGACGATCCTGTTGCCCAGATACGACGTGATGAAAGTGCTGAGATAACCGAAGAGGAACTGCGCTGCGAAGACGGCAAGCACTACCAGACTGAATCTGTAGATTCCGTTCAACCGTTCAGCAACTGGTAAGGTTTCGTTGTTCAAATAACTGTCTATGATCGTTCTGATCAGCTGTGGTGGCAAAAGGTCCACTATGGCCGAAGCCAGGACGATCAGTATCGCCAGGACGAAGAACAGGGTATACGGTTTGGCGTATTTGAGCAATCTGTTCAAGGTGACCACCCCAAAAGTTAGTTCCACGAATTATTTTATCACTCCATCTCGAGTTTGAAAAACCTGGTTCTGTTGAACTGATCTTTAAAAAAGCTGAGCTTTCCAAGGTTCTGAAGCAATTCTCTCAGACCACTTTCCTGTTCCGGTGACATCTCCATGATTATGGTCTTTCCTCTGAGCAGAGAAGGAACGGAGAAAAAGTTTCTGTAGAAATCGAGACCGTCCTCGCCCGCGAAGAGTGCCTCCGAGGGTTCTTTCTGAACATCGGCGGGAAGTTGCGCGAGGGAGGAAACGTACGGTGGGTTGGAGACGATCAACTGCACACGGTCCAGAAAATGTAAGAGTGGCTCGAGGTACGGACCTTTCAGAAGCCCTATCTGAACTTGGTACTTCTCGGCGTTCTTTTTTGCAACCTGGAGAGCTTTTTCACTGATGTCGGTTGCGAAGACCTCACACTGCGAATTCAGAGCGATTGCTATAGCGATGCAGCCGGTTCCGGTGCCGACGTCTGCAACCAGCTCGATATTCTTTTCCTCGATCACTTGCAAAGATAAGTCCACCAGAACCTCTGTCTCCATTCTCGGAATGAATACTCCTTCACACACGTACAGTTCCAGACCGTAGAAATAGCATTTTTCCGTGATGTACTGAAGAGGATAGCCACTCGCACGTTTTCGCGCCAGCGAAACGGCGAGCTGACACTGCGCTTCGGAAACTTCTTCTTCGAAATCCATCAACAGGCCTTCACGACTTCTGCCTGTAACTTTGCTCAATATAGAAAGAGCCTCCGAACCGCTCGATTCGGAGGCTTCCTTGAGAATATCTTTGATCTTTGTGTAGAGATCTCTGAGCTTCATATGCCGAACTTTTTCCTTACTTCCTCACTCATCCTGTCTGGCGTCCAGGGTGGATCGAAGGTGAGGTTGATCTTCACGTCCTTGACGCCTTCGATCTGTCTGACCTTGTCCTCCGCGTCCTGAAGTATGAGTCCCGCGAGCGGGCACGCCGGGGTAGTCATCGTCATCGTTATTGTGACGTTGTTCTCCTCGTCGACAACCACATCGTACACGAGCCCCAGGCTGACCACGTCCAGACCTATTTCGAAGTCTATGACTTCCTTCAGGGCTTCAAGAACCTTTTCCTTGGTGATCATTCAAAACACTTCCTTTCACGAGAGCTTTTCGAGCATGTCGCTGAGCAACGCAACGTGAGACATCTCTTCGCGAACTATGAGGTCGATCTTGTCTTTGCCGAGTCCCTGTGGGATCATCTCTTTGAGACCGAGGTAGAAAATTATCGAATCCTTTTCCACGTCTATCGCTATTCTTATAACTTCTGAAACGGACCTCACCTGTTTGAACCTCGTCGTGGGATCGAGTTTCGGATCGAACACCTTGCCACTCACCATCGCCCTCAGGTACGCTGCGGCTTCACCTTGAGGGTCGAGGAACTGCGAGATCTCGCGTTCTTTTCCGGCAAGTTCAAGCCTCATTTGGTGGAATCTCTTTTCATGTTCTTTTTCCATTTCTGCAAGCTTCAGAAAGACCGATTTCTTCGTGTACTCCGGGAACATTTCCGCCGCTCTGTTGTAGAAAGCGACTCCGTTTCTTTCGATCTGCTCTGCCATTTCAAAAACCTCATCGATGTTGAACATAACGCTCACTCCCTCTTCCCAAGTTCCGAATCAAGCATGATTATACCAGCGAAGTTGTCCCCGATGCGTTCCAGTAACGACATTATTTTCTGCGCGTTGGCTTCTTCTTCGATCTGTTCGTTCACGAACCAGTTCAGAAAGACGAGTGCCGCGTTATCGTTCAACTTTCGTGCCAGCTCGACCAGCGCGTTTATGCTCGCCGTGACCTTCTGCTCGTGCTCGTACGTGTGTTTGAACACCTCGAATGGGGAAGACCAATCCTTCCTCGGTTCGGCAAGGGCGAAGAGTTCCACCCTCCCTCCACGTTCGTTGATGTGCTCGAAGAACTTCATCGCATGATTCACTTCTTCCTGTGCTTGTTTCTTCATCCAGTGCGCCATTCCTGCAAGATTCTCGTGTTCAAAGTAAGCGGCCATGGAAAGATACAGGTAAGCCGATTCGAGTTCCTTTTTGATCTGCTCGTTGAACGCCCTCTCGAGCTCCTTTGGTATCATCGTGTAACACCTCCTGAATCGAATTATACGAAAAACGCCCCCAGCGGGGGCGTCGGTTTCAGACCTTCTTGTGGCAGAACCACCAGTCGTAACACTTGTACTGCTCTTTTCTCTTCTTCGCTTCCTCTATGCTCGTCGCGGGTGGAACGATGACTTCGTCGCCTATCAGTTCGTTGTTGGGCCAGTTTGCGGGTATCGCAACTTTGTGTTCGTCGGCCACTTTGAAGGCTTTCGCCATTCGCAGTATCTCGTCCAGGTTCCTTCCAACTTCCTGCGGATAGTACAGTATCGCGCGTATGATACCGTTCGGATCGACGAAGAACACCGCCCTGACCGTGTTGCTACCCTTCGCAGGATGGATCATTCCGAGCATCTCAGCGACTTTGCCCGTGTCGGCGATGATGGGAAATTCGATCTGTACACCCGTGTTTTCCTTGATCCACTCAACCCATTTGATGTGCGAGAAAACCTGATCCACGCTGAGACCGATCAGCTCAAATCCGAGTTCCCGGAACTGGTCGTATCTCTTCTGGAACGCGACGAACTCGGTCGTACACACAGGTGTGAAATCGGCCGGATGGCTGAACAGAACGAACCACTTACCCTTGAAAGCCTCTGGCAGCTTCATCTTACCGTGAGTCGTCATCACCTCGACCTCTGGAAACCTTTCACCTATCAGTGGAATACCCATAAGAACACCTCCCTCAGGTTCACTTTCAGGTTCACTTTTGCGTTCCAATTATAGTTTATCATATGCTATGGAGTGGTTTCATATTGTAACATCAACATTCTCATACTTTTTCATACTGTGCTTGGACCGTCACCAACGATCCCTGCCGAGAAAGCCTACCCTGAGACAAGACAACGCAGAGAAACCCGAAGACCTGTTGTGTAAAGGTTGAAGTTCCGGAACCTTTCCAAAAGGAAATCCGAGTTGCTCGAGAAAGCATTTCTGGAAGCGAAGTGACTGTACAACTGGCTGGTATCGGATACGGAACGGCTGGCTATACTGCTAACAAGTTAAGCGTGGTAAGTCGATGTGAGGGACGCTTATGAGAAAAGGGAACTGACCGTCCAAACTGAAAGAAAACGCTACAAAGTTTTTGGATTGAAGCACGAAAGGCTCGGCCACACGATACCGCTCCAGCAGTACGGCGTGATGTACAGCTTAGACTTTGCCCGGAACAGAGTGACGATACAGAAACTTGGAAAGTTCCGTGCTGGGCCTGCAACAGATACCTGCCGAGGCAGAGACAGCGAACGCCGTGCTTGTACGTAAGTCAAAAGGATCGGTTACTTCATAATAGCGTTTCTGAAGATGCACCGGAAGGCGGTATTTCAGAACGACTGCGTTAAGGAATGATCGACGCTTTTTCGGCAGACAAGTTTACTCTGTAAGTTTCCCCGGTGAAAGAAAAAGCCCACCCCTTTAGTGGAGGAAGTCACGGACGAACCTTTCCCACGCGGTCTTTGCGCCGAAGGCGTTACAACAGCGAACCTTTTCGTTCGAAGAAGAAGGGAATGAAACCGTGCAACGATGCAGGGTGGTGGGTTGATCTGCTTCACTGTTTCAGTTCGTTCAAGTATTTCTCTTCAGGGTTAACGACAGCGCCCGAACCAAATATGGCGGACACGAACGCGTTGGAAGCCAGCATTCGCTGGTGTTCTTGCATCGATAGTCCCCTGACACCCGCGTACGGTTTTGTCCTCCTGGCGAGAAGGTTGGCATCCTTCAAATAATGCACGAACAGGCCCAGCCACATGCCTGCTATGGCTGCGTCGTGATGTTTTTTGGCAAAGTCCAGCACGGCTCTCAGAAATTCGGATCTCGGTGTGTATCCACGCTTTTCGGATTCTGTTACGAGTGCTACGAGGAACCTCACGATGAACTCGAGAGTCAGACCGAGAAGCACAGTGTGGGTGAAGATGTTTCTGTGCTTTCCCACTCCAAAGGTGAGATCCGTATCGGGTAGGCCACCTTCGAAATCGAGACCTCCGCCGACCAGGAAAAGGGTGAGAACGATTATCACGAAATCGATCAGCGTGTCCACCCTCTGCTCCGGGCTCATCTGTTCCCAAACGGTTTCGATCTGCTCGAGCTTTTTCTTAAAACTCTCCTTCGTATCCTTCCACCATGTACGCGGTGCATTCCATCCTTCCTGCTTTATGGTTCTGTACAGATAGCTTACGAGCCTGGAGGAGCCTACGACCACGAACTTCACAAAGTTAAAGATGTCCCTGATTTTCATCTGGAACGTTATTCTTGCCGCTTCCTTAAGGGCGCTCAGTGCGATGTCACTTATTTCTCTGTCGGAGATGGTCTTGCGCAGCCCTGTCAGATCTTGTTTCAATTCTTCCAGCACTTTCTCTATCTCCCCACCACTTTCAATTTATCATACAGCGTGTCGAAAATCTTCACCGTGGGGATGAAAGCAAAAGCTTTGGAAGAAACTTGCGTACCGCGGCGAGCGCCACGCCTTCTTCCCATTCCGCGACCGC includes:
- a CDS encoding ArsB/NhaD family transporter, whose protein sequence is MVDLVITLNIFFATVYATIKEPKIKIKNAVISLDQAKSSLLALILLIATGVVPLTLIRTSLMKQLNIVPWQILVIFFGSAYICTSLDASGLLKVIAYKFLSLSKGDGKKLFFNTILLAGIMTMFTSNDIVTLTLTPIIVYMSQYSGMDPIPLLISVFFTSNTWSMFFYIGNPTNVIVAQAYSFSFFEYARLMFIPTIAAIAASLVGFYVQYRKKIPQRVEARLELDIDEALKSKLYAWLSGLTFCAFFVTVSIGDFIGLPLWKAVVLYCAIYALLNLAFSGKMSKANFEDSHSLSFFIDVFKRVPWKILPMIITFFVFVQTFSMYGLTDLVGKLFNFRNDLLVSFFTTYVTAFAANIMINQPMTIFFAHALWQKPISYALSLVVGSNIGGNITLIGALAGMMWSRILKNYGIEMNNVRFIKNTFFVAMLTLIASSFGIWISVRFLH
- a CDS encoding ABC transporter ATP-binding protein produces the protein MVTLNRLLKYAKPYTLFFVLAILIVLASAIVDLLPPQLIRTIIDSYLNNETLPVAERLNGIYRFSLVVLAVFAAQFLFGYLSTFITSYLGNRIVHDVRTELFRKVLSLPMSFFDRNPSGRITTRIVNDTQNIQEFFTSVITAMVKDVFLLAGTIYFLIRLSPKLFATTSFVFPIIAAAMVLFRYFDLKVYREVRTNLAKVNAYLAEHISGMGVIKLFLAEDYKRKEFDSVSSELYRSQIKQMYVFGIFRPFISFVRHLATSVIIYFGARMILQETIKFGELYAFIAYIDTFMRPLEDISEKYDIVQNTVASCEKIFSLMDEKPEPAGKTNSQLKIEKGELRFEDVWFSYDSDRWVLKGINVVFRPGELTAIVGETGAGKTSLMNLINGLYVPQKGRILIDGKDMFEYDLMKIRKQIAAVPQDVILFTGTILDNVRLFDETYTEEQVIEALKKVHAYDIVSRLSDGIYTKIVERGYTLSAGERQLIALARAVLFDAKILILDEATSNIDVETETRIETAIRELAKEKTMIMIAHRLSTVKNADRILVVHNGRIVEEGKHAQLLAKQGVYYQLYQIQFAS
- a CDS encoding peroxiredoxin; this translates as MGIPLIGERFPEVEVMTTHGKMKLPEAFKGKWFVLFSHPADFTPVCTTEFVAFQKRYDQFRELGFELIGLSVDQVFSHIKWVEWIKENTGVQIEFPIIADTGKVAEMLGMIHPAKGSNTVRAVFFVDPNGIIRAILYYPQEVGRNLDEILRMAKAFKVADEHKVAIPANWPNNELIGDEVIVPPATSIEEAKKRKEQYKCYDWWFCHKKV
- a CDS encoding ferritin, producing the protein MIPKELERAFNEQIKKELESAYLYLSMAAYFEHENLAGMAHWMKKQAQEEVNHAMKFFEHINERGGRVELFALAEPRKDWSSPFEVFKHTYEHEQKVTASINALVELARKLNDNAALVFLNWFVNEQIEEEANAQKIMSLLERIGDNFAGIIMLDSELGKRE
- a CDS encoding metal-sulfur cluster assembly factor — translated: MITKEKVLEALKEVIDFEIGLDVVSLGLVYDVVVDEENNVTITMTMTTPACPLAGLILQDAEDKVRQIEGVKDVKINLTFDPPWTPDRMSEEVRKKFGI
- a CDS encoding gluconokinase, with the translated sequence MGLHVGVDIGTTAVKVIVYDSDALRVLLDVSESYDVFSVGPSMFEQDPVQIENAVFEALKKVGEKFPRVDSIVLDSMLHSLLFLDEDYRPASNVVPWVDERSIPQVLQVKKDRQLVRTLQNRAGCAANFAYPIFKLMWFAQNEPERLKKAHKIVSIKDYMFYRLTGTLASDISVASGTGFMDIRTKTWMADLLKELTGVGEDKLVELVPPTFAKKLTKEAGERTNLASGTDVFIGISDAAASSIGSGAGIDDSITISSSSSAAIRSIVSEPPEQYPSPGVWCYVVDENYYIAGVATSNGGIVFDWYVKLFSKYDHAQIIKLIEENFYNVDASRAVLFYPFVFSERFPELDPSLSARFLNLRGDTTDWMVARSVLEGIIFNLKRIFDVVKVVPRKLENVYSTGGLTRADVWTKMLSSVINEKIIVQSKRQGTALGTVWHHLGEDHRKRAMEALKNELEVYEPDQRLVPYYQKLYEAWLEKL
- the prmC gene encoding peptide chain release factor N(5)-glutamine methyltransferase, which translates into the protein MKLRDLYTKIKDILKEASESSGSEALSILSKVTGRSREGLLMDFEEEVSEAQCQLAVSLARKRASGYPLQYITEKCYFYGLELYVCEGVFIPRMETEVLVDLSLQVIEEKNIELVADVGTGTGCIAIAIALNSQCEVFATDISEKALQVAKKNAEKYQVQIGLLKGPYLEPLLHFLDRVQLIVSNPPYVSSLAQLPADVQKEPSEALFAGEDGLDFYRNFFSVPSLLRGKTIIMEMSPEQESGLRELLQNLGKLSFFKDQFNRTRFFKLEME
- a CDS encoding ferritin family protein: MFNIDEVFEMAEQIERNGVAFYNRAAEMFPEYTKKSVFLKLAEMEKEHEKRFHQMRLELAGKEREISQFLDPQGEAAAYLRAMVSGKVFDPKLDPTTRFKQVRSVSEVIRIAIDVEKDSIIFYLGLKEMIPQGLGKDKIDLIVREEMSHVALLSDMLEKLS